The sequence ATGTCTTCGAGGCTGCAATGACCGGCGATATTGTCGCGGCAAGCCGCGCCGAAAACGATGCCGCACGCCCCGGTATGCGCAACACGGCATCGCTTCATGCGGCAACCCTCGGCATACTCGAACTCAATCGCGCCGGGCAGCACGAACGCCGGCGCTTCCATCGTCGTGCCGTGGTGGCCGGCCTGAATGCCGACATACCCGAACTCGGGCAAGGGCCATTCCGTGTGCTGGAACGTCAACCCGACGAAGCATACGTTGCGCACCGGCGCTTCGGGCGCGCCGCGAACGACCAGCAGCCGTTCCAGACGCGGGGCGACCATCTCCTCCGCGTTGGGGTCTTCGCCGTCCGCCGCGTAATACGTCAAGACCCCGGTGCGGCGGTCCAGATACCACTCGCCCGGCTCGTCGACCAATTCGGGTGCGTTCTCGACATGGCAGGGTTTGCCGGGGCTTGTGGTCGTTGCGTCGCCATGGCCGATCCAGCCCGCGGGATGCCGGGTATGGATGACCGCTCCGTCGTTGGAGGCAATGCGCGCGCGTGTAATCGACCAGTTCTGGTAAACGACCAGTTCCGCGTCGCCATTGGCGAGGCCGCCCGCGGGCGGCGCTTGATCCAGCGTGATGGCCGTCACCTCCGGGTTGACTGCCGTAACGTGCAGCAGACCGTTCCCATTCGGGAAACGTCCGCGCGGCAAGCGCTGGCCGCCTCGGAATAACTGGCGAAAACACCACGTTCCGGACGCGACATCCGGCAGCGTAGCCGTCCAGCGCCCGTCCGCTCCCTTTTTCCAGCCGGTAATTCGCTCTCCGCCGCTGAAAATTGGCTGCTCTTTCTCATACGCGGTGTAGAGGATGCTGTGGCCGCCGGCGCCGGAATCCTGCGGCCCCAGCGTAAACGGTGCATCGAGGTAATACACGCCGCCGCGAACATACACGACCACGTCCGCGTCGAGTCCCTGATAGACAAGATGCCGGACGGCGTCCCGAGCGCGATGCAGTGTTGCGAATGGCGCCTCAATCGTGCCTTCGGCGCGGTCATCGCCGTGCGGAGCGACGTAAAATGCGGCGGGCGATACAGCGCCCGCGCAGGCGAACGCCTGGACCAGCAGAATCACGGTTTGCAGCATGACATTGCCCTCGCAATTGGTTTTCAGACGCGCCCTAAGATAGCGCACCACCGGCGTCCCGGGAAACTCCTGCCCGCGGGACGCCAGACGGGCGCCGTGACTGCCGCGCGCGGATTCGCCATGTGCCGCGAGATTTGTGTTATTCTGACGCAGAACATGCCGCAAGAAATGGACGGAGGGCTTGGGCATGACGCGTCGTGGATTTACGCTTATAGAACTCCTCGTGGTGATTGCGGTCATCAGCATCCTCGCGGGGATGCTGTTGCCCGCTCTGGGGCGGGCGCGGGAGTCGGCGCGGCGGACAAGCTGCTCGAACAATCTGCGCCAGCTCGGGCTGGTGCTCGAGATGTACGCGAGCG is a genomic window of Candidatus Hydrogenedentota bacterium containing:
- a CDS encoding right-handed parallel beta-helix repeat-containing protein, with protein sequence MLQTVILLVQAFACAGAVSPAAFYVAPHGDDRAEGTIEAPFATLHRARDAVRHLVYQGLDADVVVYVRGGVYYLDAPFTLGPQDSGAGGHSILYTAYEKEQPIFSGGERITGWKKGADGRWTATLPDVASGTWCFRQLFRGGQRLPRGRFPNGNGLLHVTAVNPEVTAITLDQAPPAGGLANGDAELVVYQNWSITRARIASNDGAVIHTRHPAGWIGHGDATTTSPGKPCHVENAPELVDEPGEWYLDRRTGVLTYYAADGEDPNAEEMVAPRLERLLVVRGAPEAPVRNVCFVGLTFQHTEWPLPEFGYVGIQAGHHGTTMEAPAFVLPGAIEFEYAEGCRMKRCRVAHTGACGIVFGAACRDNIAGHCSLEDIGGNGIMVGWRGEEWSRRKELAGDSSLSADWLEPRFVPRNNAVADCTVRRCGAVNHGCVGIFDAFCDGTRITHNLVTDMPYTGISIGFRWDESETSQRSCLVEYNDVHDVMKMLADGGGIYTLGLQPGTVLRGNLLYDVHRSAFAHGGAPNNGIFFDQGSKGYLVEGNIIYNTSGDPVRFNQTGPENLDLRENTFGIAPGDPAFPVEAAAKAGPRPE